One Microvirgula aerodenitrificans DSM 15089 DNA segment encodes these proteins:
- the rquA gene encoding rhodoquinone biosynthesis methyltransferase RquA: MDTQTSAAPLTNDVVDPYYEGVPDYMVDVYDWAYVNPVQVDRLDHNLVVRVLLFGNDQRLMRAYLNEIRPGMRVWQVAHVYGDLVTRVADKVGPQGSFHLTDITPAQVEHAERKLAGRPWAQVYRADAAHFDGHGEYDLICSFFLLHEVPEDKKREIVDHMLARVPVGGKAVFVDYHRPSMWQPIRWILKVVNAWLEPFANAVWKHELSHYATHADRFDWNKRTFFGGVYQCTVVTHKAAPDA; this comes from the coding sequence ATGGACACTCAGACTAGCGCCGCCCCACTGACCAATGACGTGGTCGACCCCTATTACGAAGGTGTGCCCGATTACATGGTCGACGTCTATGACTGGGCCTATGTCAATCCGGTCCAGGTCGATCGGCTCGACCACAACCTTGTGGTTCGCGTCCTGCTGTTCGGCAACGACCAGCGCCTGATGCGGGCCTATCTGAACGAGATCCGCCCCGGCATGCGCGTCTGGCAGGTCGCCCATGTCTACGGTGATCTGGTGACCCGCGTCGCCGACAAGGTCGGTCCGCAGGGCAGCTTCCACCTGACCGACATCACGCCGGCACAGGTCGAGCACGCCGAACGCAAGCTGGCCGGCCGGCCATGGGCGCAAGTGTATCGTGCCGACGCCGCCCATTTCGACGGACATGGTGAATATGACCTGATCTGCAGCTTCTTTTTGCTGCATGAAGTGCCGGAAGACAAGAAGCGCGAAATCGTCGACCACATGCTGGCGCGGGTGCCGGTCGGTGGCAAGGCGGTGTTCGTCGACTACCACCGGCCGTCGATGTGGCAGCCGATCCGCTGGATCCTGAAGGTGGTCAACGCCTGGCTGGAACCGTTCGCCAACGCGGTGTGGAAGCACGAACTCAGCCATTACGCGACCCATGCCGACCGTTTCGACTGGAACAAGCGCACCTTCTTCGGCGGCGTGTACCAGTGCACGGTGGTCACCCACAAGGCCGCCCCGGACGCCTGA
- a CDS encoding LysR substrate-binding domain-containing protein, which yields MTLTQLEIFSQVAALRGFTLAAARLGISQSAVSHAIKSLEQELGVELVQRHQARVELTDIGQRLLLRARSLLGLAETMRQEAADAKGMKQGTLRIGSFGPTASMRLLPALLADYRQRYPGIEIHVEEGPDQQVVQWLRERRIDIGFVVLPDESFDSWPLLEDRMVAVVPRRHPLAARDALSLRELCDDPFILTGAGSAELVMRLFTAAGLTPQIRYRCSQLLSTLNTVARGDGVTLLAELALPAHDQTAYVSRPLAPQVARRIGLAVLDQRQSSPATLAFVRQALMLRDAGRLLKP from the coding sequence ATGACATTGACCCAATTGGAAATTTTCTCGCAGGTCGCGGCCTTGCGCGGCTTCACCCTGGCAGCCGCCCGACTCGGCATTTCCCAGTCGGCGGTATCGCATGCGATCAAATCGCTGGAACAGGAACTGGGGGTCGAGCTGGTACAGCGCCATCAGGCGCGGGTCGAGCTGACTGATATCGGCCAGCGGCTGTTGCTGCGCGCGCGCAGCCTGCTCGGACTGGCCGAGACCATGCGCCAGGAAGCCGCCGATGCAAAAGGGATGAAACAGGGCACGCTGCGCATCGGCTCCTTCGGCCCGACCGCGTCGATGCGGCTGTTGCCGGCCCTGCTGGCCGACTATCGCCAGCGCTATCCGGGCATCGAGATCCATGTCGAGGAAGGGCCAGACCAGCAGGTCGTCCAGTGGCTGCGCGAGCGCCGCATCGACATCGGCTTTGTGGTGCTGCCGGACGAGAGCTTCGATAGCTGGCCGCTGCTGGAAGACCGGATGGTTGCGGTCGTGCCCCGCCGGCACCCGCTGGCGGCGCGCGATGCCCTCAGCCTGCGCGAGCTGTGCGACGATCCGTTCATCCTGACCGGCGCCGGGTCGGCCGAACTGGTCATGCGCCTGTTCACTGCCGCCGGGCTGACGCCGCAGATCCGTTACCGCTGTTCCCAGTTGCTCAGCACACTGAACACCGTGGCCCGCGGCGACGGGGTCACCCTGCTGGCCGAGCTGGCGCTGCCGGCGCACGACCAGACCGCTTATGTGTCCCGTCCGCTGGCGCCGCAGGTCGCCCGCCGGATCGGCCTGGCGGTCCTCGATCAACGCCAGTCGTCACCGGCCACGCTGGCTTTTGTCCGGCAGGCCCTCATGCTGCGGGATGCCGGCAGGCTGCTGAAACCATGA
- a CDS encoding nitrite reductase — translation MKARRFPRWILPALALLPLMVGQAYAADDGLHKNANPKAPKMTEAEFTKARQIYFERCAGCHGVLRKGATGKPLTPDITLERGSEYLKTFIKYGSPAGMPNWGTSGDFTDEEVDLMARYVQQEPPTPPEYSLADMEKSYKELVPVSKRPTRKMNKLNLDNLFSVTLRDAGEVALIDGDSKKIINIIKTGYAVHISRMSASGRYLFVIGRDAKIDLIDLWMPVPDRVAEVKVGLEARSVETSKFKGYEDKYAIAGTYWPPQYVIMEGSTLKPLKIVSTRGMTVDGEYHPEPRVASIAASHYRPEFVVNAKETGKIMMVDYTDLKNLKTTTIDSAKFLHDGGFDSTGRYFLVAANASNKVAVVDTKEEKLAALVDVGKTPHPGRGANFVHPKFGPVWATSHLGDDTISLIGTDPVKHKASAWKVVETLKGQGGGSLFIKTNPKSKNLWVDTPLNPDAKLNQSVAVFDISKLQSGYEVLPIVEWAQLKGAGAKRVVQAEYNQAGDEVWFSVWGTKDQESALVVVDDKTRKLKAVIKDPKLITPTGKFNVHNTQHDVY, via the coding sequence ATGAAAGCGAGACGGTTCCCCCGCTGGATTCTCCCGGCGCTGGCGCTGCTGCCACTGATGGTCGGGCAGGCTTACGCCGCCGACGACGGCCTGCACAAGAATGCCAATCCCAAAGCGCCGAAGATGACCGAGGCCGAATTCACCAAGGCCAGGCAGATCTATTTCGAACGCTGCGCCGGCTGTCACGGCGTGCTGCGCAAGGGCGCTACCGGCAAGCCGCTGACACCGGACATCACCCTGGAGCGCGGCAGCGAGTATCTGAAGACCTTCATCAAGTACGGCAGCCCGGCCGGCATGCCGAACTGGGGCACGTCCGGCGACTTCACCGACGAGGAAGTCGACCTGATGGCGCGCTACGTCCAGCAGGAACCGCCGACACCGCCGGAGTACTCGCTGGCGGACATGGAGAAGAGCTACAAGGAACTCGTTCCGGTCAGCAAGCGTCCGACCCGGAAGATGAACAAGCTGAACCTCGACAACCTGTTCTCGGTCACCCTGCGCGACGCGGGTGAGGTTGCGCTGATCGACGGCGACAGCAAGAAGATCATCAACATCATCAAGACTGGCTACGCCGTCCACATTTCGCGCATGTCGGCCTCGGGACGCTACCTGTTCGTGATCGGCCGCGACGCCAAGATCGACCTGATCGACCTGTGGATGCCGGTGCCTGACCGGGTTGCGGAAGTCAAGGTCGGCCTGGAAGCGCGTTCGGTCGAAACCTCCAAGTTCAAGGGCTACGAAGACAAGTACGCGATCGCCGGCACCTACTGGCCGCCGCAGTACGTCATCATGGAAGGCAGCACGCTGAAGCCGCTGAAGATCGTGTCGACCCGCGGGATGACGGTCGATGGCGAATATCACCCCGAGCCGCGCGTGGCCTCCATCGCCGCCAGCCACTACCGCCCCGAGTTCGTGGTCAATGCCAAGGAAACCGGCAAGATCATGATGGTCGACTACACCGACCTGAAGAACCTGAAAACCACCACCATCGACTCGGCCAAGTTCCTGCATGACGGCGGTTTCGACTCCACCGGCCGCTACTTCCTGGTTGCCGCCAACGCGTCGAACAAGGTCGCCGTGGTCGATACCAAGGAAGAAAAGCTGGCCGCACTGGTCGACGTCGGCAAGACGCCGCACCCGGGTCGCGGCGCGAACTTCGTCCATCCGAAATTCGGTCCGGTCTGGGCCACCAGCCATCTCGGCGACGACACGATCAGCCTGATCGGTACCGATCCGGTCAAGCACAAGGCCAGTGCCTGGAAGGTGGTCGAGACGCTGAAGGGCCAGGGTGGCGGTTCGCTGTTCATCAAGACCAATCCGAAGTCGAAGAACCTGTGGGTCGACACCCCGCTGAACCCGGACGCGAAGCTGAACCAGTCGGTGGCCGTGTTCGATATCAGCAAGCTGCAGAGCGGCTATGAAGTACTGCCGATCGTCGAGTGGGCCCAGTTGAAGGGCGCCGGCGCCAAGCGCGTGGTGCAGGCCGAGTACAACCAGGCCGGCGACGAAGTGTGGTTCTCGGTCTGGGGCACCAAGGACCAGGAGTCCGCACTGGTCGTGGTCGATGACAAGACCCGCAAGCTGAAGGCCGTGATCAAGGATCCGAAGCTGATCACGCCGACCGGCAAATTCAACGTCCACAATACCCAGCACGACGTGTATTGA
- a CDS encoding methyl-accepting chemotaxis protein, with protein sequence MRVSTRLAVIILASFLGLLLLAGFSLYSIHTSLKKEKETFIISQLKAAESILKYYEGQEKQGKLSTAGAQARAAQALAMMKHGDFYYFARTRDNVLVVHTKAERVGKVDTGSKLPDGRTTVDAYNDALKGGTTYGLTVILTSRKGSTEELPKLNGVYRFEPWGWVVGTGIFTDDIEKTFWSSARVLLGIGLAVLLVVAGLAMAMSRQIIGALGGEPAYAVQVVEAIAAGRLGDEIHTRGKPGSLLAVMRDMQGSLRGMIEQISRSAGQLAQTAHSLTGQMERLDQASTSANESTSSAAAAIEQLSVSIDHVTANARDTEVDSRGVAELARQGRTVAREVSAGIRSISGEIGTASTQVVSLAERTRNISGIADTIRDIADQTNLLALNAAIEAARAGEQGRGFAVVADEVRKLAERTAQATSEITSIIQTVVKETVSVSAVMDHINPLVDAGVTQVNQLAVSLGDIDDRMETTLVRFRNVAEALAEQSQAGTNLAGDVERVVGVVEETQSTVHFTRDAARQLESLSLGLQQQVSRFTV encoded by the coding sequence ATGCGCGTCTCCACTCGGCTTGCCGTCATCATTCTCGCGAGTTTCCTGGGGTTGTTGCTACTGGCGGGCTTCTCGCTGTACAGCATCCACACGTCACTGAAAAAAGAAAAAGAAACCTTCATCATCAGCCAGCTGAAAGCGGCGGAAAGCATCCTCAAATACTACGAAGGCCAGGAAAAGCAGGGCAAGCTCAGCACCGCCGGCGCACAGGCCAGAGCGGCCCAGGCGCTGGCGATGATGAAACACGGGGACTTCTATTACTTTGCCCGCACCCGGGACAATGTTCTTGTCGTGCATACCAAGGCCGAAAGGGTCGGCAAGGTCGACACCGGCAGCAAACTTCCCGATGGCCGTACCACGGTCGATGCTTACAACGATGCCCTGAAAGGCGGCACGACCTACGGGCTGACAGTGATTCTGACCTCGCGCAAGGGCAGCACGGAAGAACTGCCGAAGCTCAACGGGGTCTATCGCTTCGAGCCATGGGGCTGGGTCGTGGGCACCGGGATTTTCACGGACGATATCGAGAAGACGTTCTGGAGCAGCGCCCGGGTACTGCTGGGCATCGGCCTGGCCGTGCTGCTGGTCGTGGCCGGGCTGGCCATGGCCATGTCGCGGCAGATCATCGGCGCGCTCGGCGGCGAACCGGCCTATGCGGTGCAGGTCGTCGAGGCCATCGCCGCCGGCAGGCTGGGCGACGAGATTCACACCAGGGGCAAGCCGGGCAGTCTGCTGGCCGTCATGCGTGACATGCAGGGCAGCCTGCGCGGCATGATCGAACAGATCTCCCGTTCGGCCGGCCAGCTGGCGCAAACCGCCCACAGCCTGACCGGGCAGATGGAGCGGCTGGACCAGGCCTCCACCTCCGCCAACGAGTCGACCTCATCGGCCGCGGCGGCGATCGAGCAGTTGTCGGTCAGCATCGACCATGTGACGGCCAATGCCCGCGATACCGAGGTCGATTCGCGCGGCGTCGCCGAACTGGCCCGGCAGGGCCGCACGGTCGCCCGGGAAGTCTCGGCAGGCATCCGTTCCATTTCCGGCGAGATCGGCACGGCGTCGACCCAGGTCGTGTCGCTGGCCGAGCGCACGCGCAATATCAGCGGCATTGCCGACACCATCCGCGACATCGCCGACCAGACCAACCTGCTGGCGCTGAATGCCGCCATCGAGGCGGCACGCGCCGGCGAGCAGGGCCGGGGCTTCGCCGTGGTCGCCGATGAAGTACGCAAACTGGCCGAGCGCACCGCCCAGGCCACCAGCGAGATCACCAGCATCATCCAGACCGTGGTCAAGGAAACGGTCAGCGTGTCCGCCGTCATGGACCATATCAATCCGCTGGTCGATGCCGGCGTCACGCAAGTCAATCAGCTGGCGGTGTCGCTCGGCGACATCGACGACCGGATGGAAACGACGCTGGTCCGCTTCCGCAATGTGGCCGAAGCCCTGGCCGAGCAGAGCCAGGCCGGCACCAATCTGGCCGGCGATGTCGAACGGGTGGTCGGCGTGGTAGAGGAAACCCAGTCGACGGTGCATTTCACCCGCGATGCCGCCCGACAGCTCGAGTCGCTGTCGCTCGGCCTGCAGCAGCAGGTGTCGCGCTTCACGGTCTGA
- a CDS encoding aspartate/glutamate racemase family protein — MNSVDKRVGQRRFGIVGGVGALAGADVLFKLVQRAARQGEAQPDVLLEQQPLSEGDAVARGEADPRESKFYVFNIVRHFESQGVDRVLLPSFICHTFLDDIQAETALPIVNLMTAVTDHLERELPAGTPLGVLTCDYVRRAGLLESHLGARHPLHYPSADAQAGLMEAIYGPRGLKAGYLDDAALEAVMQACRSLQADGVGVILAASTEVALLAERLAARGIRLIDSNRVYADHALERDAVPAGEPVKVGIVGGVGPAATVDFMDKLVRLTRAQRDQEHVRLLVEHNPQIPDRTAHILGRGPDPSIALYAACKRLEAGGAAMIAIPCNTAHAYLGDLQPHLSIPVISMPDVTMARIAERYPHCPPVGLLATSGTMSSGVYRRAAERAGLTLIVPDDAHQAQVMNAIYGDKGVKAGFVDGECRADLLAAARHLADRGAEVLILGCTELPLIVPGEDVLNLGGREVGLVDPTRELARRCVELAQGA, encoded by the coding sequence ATGAATTCGGTTGACAAGAGGGTCGGGCAGCGCCGCTTCGGCATCGTCGGCGGGGTCGGTGCGCTGGCAGGCGCCGACGTGCTGTTCAAGCTGGTCCAGCGCGCGGCGCGCCAGGGCGAGGCCCAGCCTGACGTGCTGCTGGAGCAGCAGCCACTGAGCGAAGGCGACGCCGTGGCCCGGGGCGAGGCCGATCCGCGCGAGAGCAAGTTCTACGTATTCAACATCGTCCGGCACTTCGAGAGTCAGGGCGTCGACCGGGTGCTGTTGCCGTCGTTCATCTGCCATACCTTCCTCGACGACATCCAGGCCGAAACCGCGCTGCCGATCGTCAACCTGATGACGGCAGTCACCGACCATCTCGAACGCGAGCTGCCGGCCGGCACGCCGCTTGGCGTGCTGACCTGCGACTACGTGCGCCGTGCCGGCCTGCTCGAAAGCCATCTCGGCGCGCGCCATCCGCTGCATTACCCGTCCGCCGACGCCCAGGCCGGGCTGATGGAGGCGATCTACGGCCCGCGCGGGCTCAAGGCCGGCTACCTCGACGATGCCGCGCTGGAAGCCGTGATGCAGGCCTGCCGCAGTCTGCAGGCCGACGGGGTCGGGGTCATCCTCGCCGCCTCGACCGAAGTGGCGCTGCTGGCCGAACGACTGGCCGCCCGCGGCATCCGGCTGATCGACAGCAACCGGGTCTATGCCGACCATGCGCTGGAGCGCGATGCCGTGCCGGCCGGTGAGCCGGTCAAGGTCGGTATCGTCGGCGGCGTCGGACCGGCGGCGACGGTGGATTTCATGGACAAGCTGGTCAGGCTGACACGGGCGCAGCGCGACCAGGAACACGTGCGGCTGCTGGTCGAACACAATCCGCAGATTCCGGACCGGACCGCGCACATCCTCGGCCGCGGGCCGGACCCGTCGATCGCGCTGTATGCCGCCTGCAAGCGGCTGGAGGCCGGCGGTGCGGCGATGATCGCCATTCCGTGCAATACCGCGCATGCCTACCTTGGCGACCTGCAGCCGCATCTGTCGATCCCGGTCATCAGCATGCCGGACGTGACCATGGCACGGATTGCCGAACGCTACCCGCACTGTCCGCCGGTCGGGCTGCTGGCCACCAGCGGCACGATGAGCAGCGGCGTCTACCGCCGGGCGGCCGAGCGCGCCGGCCTGACGCTGATCGTGCCGGACGACGCCCATCAGGCGCAGGTGATGAATGCCATCTACGGCGACAAGGGGGTCAAGGCCGGCTTTGTCGACGGCGAGTGCCGCGCCGACCTGCTGGCCGCTGCCCGCCATCTGGCCGATCGCGGCGCCGAAGTGCTGATCCTCGGCTGCACCGAACTGCCACTGATCGTGCCTGGCGAGGACGTCCTGAACCTTGGCGGTCGCGAGGTCGGTCTGGTCGACCCGACCCGGGAACTGGCGCGTCGTTGCGTCGAACTGGCGCAGGGGGCGTGA
- a CDS encoding c-type cytochrome — MHNLIVTAFAFGALLVSGAAQANEALAKSKNCMSCHTVDKKLVGPAYKDIATKYKGKNMEAQMVQSIIKGSSGKWGPIPMPANNVSEGDARTLAKWILSL, encoded by the coding sequence ATGCACAACCTTATCGTGACCGCTTTCGCCTTCGGCGCCCTGCTCGTCAGCGGCGCCGCCCAGGCCAACGAAGCCCTGGCCAAGAGCAAGAACTGCATGTCTTGCCACACCGTCGACAAGAAACTGGTCGGTCCGGCGTACAAGGACATCGCCACAAAATACAAGGGCAAGAACATGGAAGCCCAGATGGTGCAGTCGATCATCAAGGGCAGCAGCGGCAAGTGGGGTCCGATCCCGATGCCGGCCAACAATGTGTCCGAAGGCGATGCCAGGACGCTGGCCAAATGGATCCTGTCGCTGTAA
- a CDS encoding LysR substrate-binding domain-containing protein: MSERIMDIRWIEDFLSVASSRSFSRAAEERHISQPSLSRHIQALEHWVGVPLIERRGLPLTLTPEGVLFRDNAEHFLRRLLETRSMLRGEVNPDAHSLRVIAGHSLSVNFVPSWLQTVRQDYSDISVRAVTASINKAIKALSDGSADLLLCYHHTELPVLLDETRYAFLPLGDTVLLPVSAPGLDGRPRYALPGTRQVPVPLISFATGAYLRRAVQYLLDHAGQPYALLRRYESDMSDQAKELVLQGLGMAWLPEMVVSQELAEGRLVRAGGQRWQLPLGIRLYCDLNNRKPALVRLWQHLSGRDLPD; encoded by the coding sequence GTGAGCGAACGAATTATGGACATCCGCTGGATCGAGGATTTCCTGAGTGTGGCGTCTTCCCGCAGCTTTTCACGCGCGGCGGAGGAACGGCACATCTCGCAGCCGTCGCTCAGTCGTCACATTCAGGCGCTGGAACACTGGGTCGGCGTACCGCTGATCGAGCGTCGCGGCCTGCCACTGACGCTGACGCCGGAAGGCGTGCTGTTCCGTGACAATGCCGAGCACTTCCTGCGCCGGCTGCTGGAGACGCGCAGCATGCTGCGCGGCGAGGTCAATCCGGACGCACATTCATTGAGGGTCATTGCCGGGCATTCACTGTCGGTGAATTTCGTGCCGTCGTGGCTGCAGACGGTACGGCAGGACTACAGCGACATCAGCGTGCGGGCGGTGACCGCCAGCATCAACAAGGCGATCAAGGCCCTGTCGGACGGCTCGGCCGATCTGCTGCTGTGCTACCACCATACCGAACTGCCGGTGCTGCTGGACGAGACGCGCTACGCGTTCCTGCCGCTGGGTGACACCGTACTGTTGCCGGTGTCGGCGCCGGGCCTCGACGGCCGGCCGCGTTACGCGCTGCCGGGGACCCGCCAGGTGCCGGTACCGCTGATCTCGTTTGCGACCGGTGCCTACCTGCGTCGCGCCGTGCAGTACCTGCTGGACCACGCTGGCCAGCCGTATGCCCTGCTGCGACGCTATGAGTCGGACATGTCCGACCAGGCCAAGGAGCTGGTGCTGCAGGGGCTGGGCATGGCCTGGCTGCCGGAAATGGTGGTCAGCCAGGAACTGGCCGAGGGCCGGCTGGTCCGCGCTGGCGGCCAGCGCTGGCAATTGCCGCTCGGCATCCGCCTGTATTGCGACCTGAACAATCGCAAGCCGGCGCTGGTGCGGCTGTGGCAGCACCTGAGCGGTCGCGACCTGCCGGACTGA
- a CDS encoding c-type cytochrome: MDPVAVNRCRLAGMALFAMLVSAPAFATDPPSPQRQRQLAHWLRDDCGACHGMTRQGGLGSPLTAAALADKPASGLVATLLDGRPGTAMPPWRPFLTEDEAVWLIERLQRGDPLAVP, translated from the coding sequence ATGGATCCTGTCGCTGTAAACCGGTGCCGGCTCGCCGGCATGGCGCTGTTCGCCATGCTGGTCTCGGCACCGGCCTTCGCCACCGACCCGCCCTCGCCACAGCGCCAGCGCCAGCTCGCGCACTGGCTGCGCGACGACTGCGGCGCCTGCCACGGCATGACGCGCCAGGGCGGGCTCGGCTCGCCGCTGACCGCCGCCGCCCTGGCGGACAAGCCGGCGTCGGGTCTGGTGGCCACGCTGCTTGACGGGCGTCCCGGCACGGCAATGCCGCCGTGGCGACCGTTTCTGACTGAAGACGAGGCCGTATGGCTGATCGAACGATTGCAGCGCGGCGATCCTCTCGCCGTGCCCTGA
- a CDS encoding oxygen-insensitive NAD(P)H-dependent nitroreductase NfsB: MNLSDIAKTRYTTKAFDPARRIPQPKIDELLTLLRHSPSSVNSQPWHFVVADSAEGKARIARGVHDDFVYNEPKVLNASHVIVLCARTAMTDDHLARVLEQEAADGRFPSPEAREGQRNGRLGYVNLHRYDQKDLQHWMEKQTYLALGTLLLGAAALGIDATPMEGCDFRKLDQELGLREHGFTSVVLVSLGYHSDSDFNAGLPKSRLPQEDVFTFL, encoded by the coding sequence ATGAACCTTTCTGATATCGCCAAGACCCGCTACACCACCAAGGCCTTCGATCCGGCACGACGCATTCCGCAGCCGAAGATCGACGAACTGCTGACCCTGCTGCGTCACAGCCCGTCGTCGGTCAACTCGCAACCGTGGCACTTTGTCGTGGCTGACAGTGCCGAAGGCAAGGCGCGCATCGCCCGCGGCGTGCATGACGATTTCGTCTACAACGAGCCCAAGGTGCTGAACGCGTCGCATGTGATCGTGCTGTGCGCGCGCACTGCCATGACCGACGACCATCTGGCACGCGTGCTGGAACAGGAGGCCGCCGACGGCCGCTTCCCGAGCCCGGAGGCCCGGGAAGGCCAGCGCAACGGTCGCCTCGGCTACGTGAACCTGCACCGCTACGACCAGAAAGACCTGCAGCACTGGATGGAAAAGCAGACCTATCTGGCACTCGGCACCCTGCTGCTCGGTGCCGCCGCGCTCGGCATCGATGCCACGCCGATGGAAGGCTGCGATTTCCGCAAGCTGGACCAGGAACTGGGCCTGCGCGAACACGGTTTTACCAGCGTGGTGCTGGTCAGCCTCGGCTATCACAGCGACAGCGACTTCAATGCCGGACTGCCGAAGTCGCGTCTGCCGCAGGAAGACGTGTTCACCTTCCTGTAA
- a CDS encoding ester cyclase, translated as MTLFPSSSARWLLPLLLSAATLTASAQDLPLLLPRVVVAASGQATADSPQALAARRYGSFWNTGDEALARAALAPDFTDRTLPPGRAQGLAGPLAASRFMRTAIPDMRCEIEQMVVAGDRVVVHLRFRGHFSGQFGQLQGRGQAVDFIATDIYRVADGRIAENWHIEDNLTLMKQLGVVGA; from the coding sequence ATGACCCTGTTCCCTTCCTCTTCCGCACGCTGGCTGCTGCCGCTGCTGTTGTCCGCCGCGACCCTGACTGCCAGCGCACAGGACCTCCCGCTGCTGCTGCCACGCGTCGTCGTTGCCGCCAGCGGGCAGGCGACGGCTGATTCGCCGCAGGCACTGGCTGCCCGCCGCTACGGCAGCTTCTGGAATACTGGCGATGAAGCGCTGGCCCGCGCCGCGCTGGCGCCTGACTTTACCGACCGCACCCTGCCACCGGGCCGGGCGCAAGGGCTGGCCGGGCCGCTGGCCGCCTCCCGCTTCATGCGCACGGCCATACCGGACATGCGCTGCGAGATCGAACAGATGGTGGTCGCCGGCGACCGGGTGGTGGTCCATCTGCGCTTCCGTGGCCATTTCAGCGGCCAGTTCGGCCAGTTGCAGGGGCGGGGCCAGGCGGTCGACTTCATCGCCACCGACATCTACCGGGTGGCGGATGGACGTATCGCCGAAAACTGGCATATCGAGGACAATCTGACCCTGATGAAACAGCTTGGCGTCGTTGGCGCCTGA
- a CDS encoding alkene reductase — MPTASPLFTPTVIAGHAVPHRVVMAPMTRCRSTQPGDVPNALNARYYAQRASAALIVTEATQISPQGKGYSFTPGIHSDAQVAGWRLVTDAVHAAGGRIFLQLWHVGRMSHPDFHHGELPVAPSAVPFDGQVWRADPQTGIGAMVACPTPRALERDEIRGIVDDFRRAARRALDAGFDGVEIHGANGYLLDQFLRTTSNTRTDEYGGSRDKRLRFLREVVDAVAGEIGAARTAIRLAPFLTARGMACPDILPTLLEAATYLQARGIAYLHLVEADWDDAPPFTETFRQDIRARFSRPIIVAGKYDRARAEWVIGNGYADLVAFGRAFIANPDLPRRLADGLPLASFDGNTLFGGDARGYSDYPAAA; from the coding sequence ATGCCTACTGCTTCCCCGTTGTTCACCCCGACCGTCATTGCCGGTCACGCCGTGCCGCACCGCGTGGTCATGGCGCCGATGACCCGCTGCCGCAGCACCCAGCCCGGCGATGTGCCCAATGCGCTGAATGCGCGCTACTACGCCCAGCGCGCATCGGCTGCGCTGATCGTGACCGAGGCGACGCAGATCTCGCCGCAAGGCAAGGGTTACTCGTTCACGCCCGGTATCCACAGTGACGCGCAGGTGGCCGGCTGGCGTCTGGTGACCGATGCCGTCCATGCCGCCGGCGGGCGGATCTTCCTGCAGCTCTGGCATGTGGGACGCATGTCCCACCCGGATTTCCACCATGGTGAATTGCCGGTTGCGCCGTCGGCCGTGCCGTTCGACGGCCAGGTGTGGAGGGCTGATCCGCAGACCGGGATCGGCGCCATGGTCGCCTGCCCGACGCCGCGTGCGCTGGAGCGGGATGAAATCCGCGGCATCGTCGACGACTTTCGCCGCGCGGCGCGACGGGCGCTGGACGCCGGCTTCGACGGTGTCGAGATCCATGGCGCCAACGGCTATCTGCTCGACCAGTTCCTGCGCACGACCTCGAACACCCGCACCGATGAATACGGCGGCTCGCGTGACAAGCGGTTGCGCTTTCTGCGGGAAGTGGTCGATGCCGTGGCCGGGGAAATCGGTGCCGCACGCACTGCCATCCGCCTGGCGCCGTTCCTGACCGCGCGCGGGATGGCCTGCCCGGACATTCTGCCGACCCTGCTGGAGGCGGCCACTTATCTGCAGGCGCGCGGCATTGCCTATCTGCACCTGGTCGAAGCCGACTGGGACGATGCGCCGCCGTTTACCGAGACGTTCCGCCAGGACATTCGTGCCCGCTTCAGCCGGCCGATCATCGTGGCCGGCAAATACGACCGTGCCCGCGCCGAGTGGGTGATCGGCAACGGTTATGCCGACCTGGTCGCCTTCGGCCGCGCCTTTATTGCCAACCCGGACCTGCCGCGCCGGCTGGCCGACGGCCTGCCGCTGGCTTCATTCGACGGCAACACGCTGTTTGGCGGCGATGCCCGTGGCTACAGCGACTACCCGGCCGCCGCCTGA